A genome region from Macaca nemestrina isolate mMacNem1 chromosome 20, mMacNem.hap1, whole genome shotgun sequence includes the following:
- the LOC105485817 gene encoding U6 snRNA-associated Sm-like protein LSm7, which translates to MRRACAWGGGERSQGTGRCLRRAARRDKMADKEKKKKESILDLSKYIDKTIRVKFQGGREASGILKGFDPLLNLVLDGTIEYMRDPDDQYKLTEDTRQLGLVVCRGTSVVLICPQDGMEAIPNPFIQQQDA; encoded by the exons ATGCGCCGCGCATGCGCgtgggggggaggggagaggtcacAGGGCACGGGGCGGTGTCTGCGAAGGGCCGCACGGCGCGACAAGATGGCG GataaggagaagaagaaaaaggagagcatCTTGGACTTGTCCAAGTACATCGACAAGACGATCCGGGTGAAGTTTCAGGGAGGACGCGAAG CCAGTGGAATCCTGAAGGGCTTCGACCCACTCCTCAACCTTGTGCTGGACGGCACCATTGAGTACATGCGAG ACCCTGACGACCAGTACAAGCTCACGGAGGACACCCGGCAGCTAGGCCTCGTGGTGTGCCGGGGCACGTCTGTGGTGCTGATCTGCCCGCAGGACGGCATGGAGGCCATCCCCAACCCCTTCATCCAGCAGCAGGACGCCTAG